Proteins encoded together in one Desulfosporosinus meridiei DSM 13257 window:
- the yqeK gene encoding bis(5'-nucleosyl)-tetraphosphatase (symmetrical) YqeK, whose protein sequence is MKLQVEVLRDLAARVLSKERLKHTLGVADWAERLAQHHGLDPLKARCAGLVHDLAKEVSLNNQLRYARRWNLLHYPEDEQSPYVLHGPVAAYWLEHHYGLDDPEILAAVANHTLGRPGMGKLEMLIYSADLTEPERDFPKVDFLRQSLYDDLEKGTLACVEHTLIYLREGKRPIHPLTQLTYEDLRRRQNIGTGSNNA, encoded by the coding sequence GTGAAATTGCAGGTTGAAGTACTGAGAGATCTAGCGGCCCGTGTTCTTTCGAAGGAACGCTTAAAGCACACCTTAGGGGTAGCAGATTGGGCTGAAAGACTGGCCCAGCATCATGGCTTAGATCCGCTTAAGGCTCGTTGTGCAGGGTTAGTGCATGATTTAGCAAAAGAAGTCTCTTTGAACAATCAGTTAAGGTATGCCCGACGCTGGAACCTTTTGCACTATCCGGAAGATGAGCAGAGCCCGTATGTTTTGCATGGACCCGTGGCTGCTTATTGGCTAGAGCACCATTATGGCCTTGATGATCCGGAAATCCTGGCTGCTGTTGCCAATCATACCTTAGGCAGGCCGGGAATGGGTAAGCTGGAAATGCTTATTTACAGTGCAGATTTGACAGAACCTGAGCGAGATTTCCCAAAAGTGGACTTTTTGCGCCAATCCTTGTATGATGATTTAGAAAAGGGTACGTTGGCCTGTGTTGAGCACACGTTAATATATTTGAGAGAGGGCAAACGCCCCATTCATCCCTTAACCCAACTAACATATGAAGATTTACGAAGGAGGCAAAATATTGGAACTGGATCAAACAATGCTTGA
- a CDS encoding RNA recognition motif domain-containing protein produces MATTLYVGNLPWNTTAEELGQFFSEYGQVESSRIITDRETGRSRGFGFIEVEDMDAARMAEELNGKDFGGRPLTVNEAKPKQM; encoded by the coding sequence ATGGCAACAACATTATATGTCGGAAATCTTCCGTGGAATACTACTGCTGAAGAACTCGGACAATTCTTCAGTGAGTATGGCCAAGTTGAAAGCAGTCGGATCATCACAGATCGCGAAACCGGCCGATCCAGAGGCTTTGGATTTATCGAAGTCGAGGATATGGACGCGGCACGTATGGCGGAAGAGTTAAATGGCAAAGATTTTGGCGGCAGGCCATTAACGGTTAACGAAGCCAAACCAAAACAAATGTAA
- the nadD gene encoding nicotinate-nucleotide adenylyltransferase codes for MNSDANKKVNRLGIMGGTFDPIHYGHLVAAEMARAEFKLDEVLFIPTGKPPHKDRRDISDAKLRYEMVKLAIEDNLAFAVSSLEIEREGPSYTVETLRVLRRTYPEHELYFITGSDALLEIFSWRESEEILSMIEFIGAARPGFDAKDFLLKVQHEHPESQGKIHYLEVPALAISSTDIRARVRRGEPIRYLLPEPVRLYLEKEGLYLEA; via the coding sequence ATGAATAGTGATGCAAACAAAAAAGTAAATAGGTTGGGTATTATGGGCGGAACCTTTGATCCTATTCATTATGGACATCTGGTTGCCGCTGAGATGGCCCGGGCTGAGTTTAAGTTGGACGAAGTATTGTTTATTCCTACTGGCAAACCTCCGCATAAAGATCGAAGAGATATCTCCGATGCAAAGTTGCGCTACGAGATGGTCAAGCTAGCCATCGAAGATAATTTGGCCTTTGCGGTTTCTTCTTTGGAAATTGAGAGGGAGGGACCGTCTTACACCGTCGAAACTTTGCGGGTTCTGCGCCGTACTTATCCGGAGCACGAGCTTTATTTTATCACCGGCTCAGATGCTCTTTTGGAGATTTTTTCCTGGCGAGAGTCCGAGGAAATTCTTTCTATGATTGAATTTATTGGTGCCGCTCGTCCGGGATTCGATGCCAAAGACTTCTTACTTAAAGTTCAACATGAGCATCCGGAATCTCAAGGGAAGATTCATTATTTGGAAGTTCCGGCCTTAGCAATTTCTTCTACAGATATCCGGGCTAGGGTTCGGCGCGGAGAACCTATCCGTTACCTTTTACCTGAGCCTGTACGACTTTATCTTGAAAAAGAAGGCCTTTATCTTGAAGCCTGA
- a CDS encoding ABC-F family ATP-binding cassette domain-containing protein — translation MSVLNVENVSHGFGGRKIFEEVSFRLLKGEHVGLVGANGEGKSTFLDIITGKLMPDKGKVEWSNRVTVGYLDQHTVLTKGKTIRDVLKEAFQGMYDLEAETLEIYNRMGNVSESEMDKLLEEVGEIQSILEHNGFYMIDTKIEEIANGLGLGEIGLEKDVTDLSGGQRTKVLLTKLLLQNPSILILDEPTNFLDVEHIEWLKRYLIQYENAFILVSHDVPFLNSVINVIYHVENASLTRYTGNYEQFMALLETKKIQEIKAYDKQQKEVDRLEDFIARNKARISTTGRAKSRQKQLEKMDLIERPREKIQPKFRFKEARSPGKLIFEAKGIVLGYDEPLTRPLDLALERGQKIAIRGVNGLGKSTLLKTLLGYISPVSGEVELGDYLYPGYFEQESSRKNTKTALEEVWGEYPGLTNSEVRGALARCGLTSEHISSKMMVLSGGENAKVRLCKLMLKDINWLVLDEPTNHLDVDAKAELKRAIKEFKGTVIVVSHEPDFYEDWVTDVWNLEEWTTKIV, via the coding sequence ATGAGTGTTTTAAATGTCGAAAATGTCAGCCATGGATTTGGCGGACGCAAGATTTTTGAAGAGGTTAGCTTTCGCTTATTAAAGGGAGAGCATGTCGGCTTAGTGGGAGCTAACGGGGAAGGTAAATCGACTTTTCTGGATATTATTACAGGCAAGCTGATGCCTGATAAAGGCAAAGTTGAATGGTCAAATCGGGTTACGGTAGGATATTTAGATCAGCATACGGTTTTAACTAAAGGAAAGACCATCCGAGATGTTCTCAAAGAAGCCTTTCAGGGAATGTATGATTTAGAAGCAGAAACATTAGAAATCTATAACCGGATGGGCAATGTCTCCGAAAGTGAGATGGATAAGCTCTTAGAAGAAGTTGGCGAAATCCAGAGTATTCTAGAGCACAACGGATTTTATATGATCGACACAAAAATCGAGGAAATTGCCAATGGCTTAGGTCTGGGAGAAATTGGCCTGGAGAAAGATGTTACGGATTTGAGTGGAGGGCAGAGAACTAAGGTATTACTGACAAAACTCTTGCTACAAAATCCCAGCATTTTGATTCTGGACGAGCCTACCAACTTTTTGGATGTTGAACACATTGAGTGGCTTAAGCGTTATCTTATCCAGTATGAAAATGCCTTTATCCTGGTTTCTCACGATGTGCCATTCTTAAACAGTGTTATTAATGTTATTTATCATGTTGAAAATGCCAGCTTGACCCGCTATACGGGAAACTACGAGCAGTTTATGGCCCTCTTGGAAACGAAAAAGATTCAAGAGATTAAGGCTTATGATAAACAGCAAAAAGAAGTGGATCGCCTGGAGGATTTTATTGCCCGTAACAAAGCCCGGATTTCAACCACCGGACGGGCTAAAAGTCGGCAAAAGCAACTGGAAAAGATGGATTTAATCGAACGTCCCAGGGAAAAGATTCAGCCCAAGTTCAGGTTTAAGGAAGCTCGATCTCCCGGAAAGCTGATTTTTGAAGCCAAGGGAATCGTGCTGGGCTATGATGAACCCTTAACTCGTCCTTTGGATTTAGCATTAGAGCGGGGTCAGAAGATAGCCATTCGCGGGGTCAATGGCTTGGGAAAATCAACCTTGCTTAAAACCTTGTTAGGATATATTTCACCCGTGTCCGGTGAAGTTGAGTTGGGAGACTATCTCTATCCCGGTTATTTCGAGCAAGAATCCAGTCGCAAGAATACAAAGACTGCCCTGGAGGAAGTATGGGGGGAATACCCGGGGCTGACAAATTCTGAAGTTCGGGGAGCCTTAGCCAGATGCGGTTTGACCAGTGAACACATCTCCAGCAAGATGATGGTCTTAAGCGGGGGCGAGAACGCTAAAGTTCGGTTATGTAAATTAATGCTCAAAGATATAAACTGGCTGGTCCTTGACGAGCCTACCAATCATTTAGATGTGGATGCCAAGGCCGAGTTGAAAAGAGCTATTAAGGAGTTTAAAGGGACAGTTATTGTTGTATCCCATGAACCGGATTTCTACGAAGATTGGGTAACTGATGTCTGGAACCTTGAGGAGTGGACGACTAAGATCGTGTAA
- a CDS encoding ABC-F family ATP-binding cassette domain-containing protein has translation MNVLTAENLTKGYGEKILFKEISFGIDEGEKIGIIGVNGTGKSTLLKILAGLEWPEQGKVTKGNSIRLEYLPQNPDFEETATVLQQVFKGNSPVMKLLREYELVLEKLAEKPEDSMLQQALIGLGQQMDELDAWQLENEAKTILNKLGISKFDTIVGTLSGGQRKRVALASALINPTDILLLDEPTNHIDNDTVDWLEQYLNKRKGALVMITHDRYFLDRVVGRIFELDRGSLYPYPGNYSRFLELKAEREEQAEATERKRQNLYRNELAWMRRGAKARTTKQKARIERFEKLKEDKPLDSVERIEMPTGSSRLGKKILECKEVRKGFPERGLLIKNFNYVLLRDDRIGIIGPNGSGKSTLLNLITGNLMPDSGSIELGSTVNIGYFSQENTELDPNIRVIDEIKSIAEVIPTADGGSISASQMLERFLFPPAVQWTQIGKLSGGEKRRLYLLRILMGAPNVLLLDEPTNDLDIQTLTILENYLEDFPGAVIAVSHDRYFLDRVTDKIFLFKGAGEIQSFVGNYSDYREQVYRTEQEAEEAVKLAALAKTFRKIDTKALEEKPERKKDRPLKMTYKEQQEYAQIDDQIAEVEGLLKKNSQEMNEAGSDFGKLTELAALQQTLEQKLDDLLERWTYLTELAERIAESKG, from the coding sequence ATGAATGTCTTAACTGCTGAGAATTTAACTAAGGGCTATGGGGAAAAGATTCTTTTTAAGGAAATTTCCTTTGGTATTGACGAAGGTGAAAAGATCGGAATTATTGGAGTTAATGGGACGGGTAAGTCTACATTGCTTAAAATATTAGCCGGTTTAGAATGGCCGGAACAGGGTAAGGTTACGAAGGGTAATAGTATCCGCTTAGAATATCTGCCTCAGAATCCAGACTTTGAAGAAACTGCGACAGTTTTACAACAGGTTTTCAAAGGTAATTCCCCTGTTATGAAGCTTTTGCGGGAGTATGAATTGGTCTTGGAAAAGCTGGCGGAGAAGCCCGAGGACTCAATGCTTCAGCAAGCTTTAATTGGCTTAGGTCAGCAGATGGATGAACTGGATGCTTGGCAGCTGGAAAATGAGGCTAAGACCATCTTGAATAAGCTGGGAATTTCTAAGTTTGACACAATAGTAGGAACCCTTTCAGGCGGGCAGCGAAAAAGAGTGGCTTTAGCCAGTGCTCTGATTAATCCTACGGATATTCTGCTGCTTGATGAGCCAACCAATCACATTGATAATGATACAGTGGATTGGCTGGAGCAATACCTGAATAAACGCAAGGGTGCTTTAGTGATGATTACCCACGATCGCTATTTTCTGGATCGAGTGGTTGGCCGAATCTTTGAATTAGACAGAGGCAGTCTCTATCCTTATCCCGGTAATTACAGTCGCTTCCTGGAATTAAAAGCAGAACGAGAAGAGCAGGCTGAAGCCACAGAGCGGAAACGCCAAAATCTCTATCGCAATGAACTGGCTTGGATGCGCAGAGGGGCTAAAGCCCGCACCACAAAACAGAAAGCCAGGATTGAGCGCTTTGAAAAGCTGAAGGAAGATAAGCCGCTGGATTCTGTTGAGCGAATTGAAATGCCCACTGGGTCTTCCCGTCTGGGCAAGAAAATTCTCGAATGCAAGGAAGTTCGGAAAGGATTTCCTGAGCGAGGGTTATTAATTAAAAATTTTAATTACGTTCTTCTGCGAGATGACCGGATTGGGATTATCGGGCCTAATGGCAGTGGTAAATCGACTTTATTGAATCTGATTACCGGGAATTTGATGCCGGATAGTGGGAGTATAGAACTTGGTTCCACAGTTAATATAGGTTACTTTTCGCAAGAAAACACGGAATTGGATCCCAATATCCGGGTCATTGATGAGATTAAGTCTATAGCAGAAGTGATCCCCACTGCGGATGGTGGTTCAATATCGGCTTCGCAAATGTTAGAGCGGTTTCTGTTTCCCCCGGCTGTTCAATGGACTCAAATAGGGAAGCTTTCCGGGGGAGAGAAACGCAGGTTATACCTTCTGCGGATTTTGATGGGGGCTCCAAATGTTCTCTTATTGGATGAGCCCACAAATGATTTGGATATCCAGACTCTGACAATTTTGGAAAACTATTTAGAGGACTTTCCCGGAGCAGTTATTGCTGTTTCCCATGATCGTTATTTTCTGGATCGGGTTACGGATAAGATTTTCCTCTTTAAAGGGGCTGGGGAAATCCAATCCTTTGTGGGAAATTATTCCGACTATCGTGAGCAGGTCTACAGAACTGAGCAGGAAGCTGAAGAAGCAGTTAAATTGGCTGCTTTGGCCAAAACCTTCCGAAAAATAGATACAAAAGCCTTGGAGGAAAAGCCTGAGCGAAAAAAGGATCGTCCGCTGAAAATGACCTATAAAGAACAGCAGGAGTATGCTCAAATCGATGATCAAATTGCTGAGGTTGAAGGGCTCCTGAAGAAAAATAGTCAAGAGATGAATGAAGCAGGCAGTGATTTTGGAAAGCTAACGGAGTTAGCTGCACTTCAGCAAACCCTTGAACAAAAACTTGATGATTTGCTGGAACGCTGGACCTATTTAACAGAGTTAGCGGAGAGAATTGCTGAGAGCAAGGGATAA
- a CDS encoding serine dehydratase subunit alpha family protein yields MDKISYEKFLERLEKELVVTLGCTEPMAIAFAAALAKKHVKGELITSLRVLASTNVLKNAMAVNIPGAQGSGVDLAAALGVLAGDFTKGLEVLSGLTSRDVENAKRMIDQKKVKVEVAKTDKKLYIEVIVHTPQSTAKVIVADEHTKIVFIEVDGKVLVDALENESGSDGTEEIGNSADSFMTIDSIWEFVERVKVSDLSIIDKTIELNTSVGLEGLSKAYGLEVGKTIKEGISQGMLSDDLITNAMALTAGASDARMSGCTMPVMSNSGSGNQGISATLPVVAVGEKSQASREQIIRAVTLSNLIAIYIKTKIGRLSALCGATASATGASCGIAYLLGGGKAEVMSAIQNMQGNTTGMFCDGAKAGCAMKLSTCTSAAVQSAIMAVQGKTIQSTNGIIEESAEQTLENLGRLANQGSTAVDRVILDIMVQKKVG; encoded by the coding sequence ATGGATAAAATAAGCTATGAAAAGTTTTTAGAACGTTTAGAGAAAGAGCTTGTTGTAACGTTAGGATGTACCGAACCAATGGCTATTGCCTTTGCGGCTGCCTTAGCCAAGAAGCACGTAAAAGGAGAACTGATAACCTCATTAAGAGTTCTGGCCAGCACTAATGTTCTTAAAAACGCCATGGCGGTAAATATTCCGGGTGCTCAGGGCAGCGGAGTTGATCTAGCGGCTGCTTTAGGTGTACTGGCGGGAGATTTTACTAAAGGTCTGGAAGTTTTGAGCGGATTAACTTCTCGGGATGTAGAAAATGCTAAACGAATGATTGATCAGAAAAAGGTCAAGGTAGAAGTAGCAAAGACTGATAAAAAGTTATACATTGAAGTCATTGTCCATACTCCTCAATCCACTGCCAAGGTTATTGTTGCCGATGAACATACTAAGATTGTTTTTATTGAGGTGGATGGGAAAGTATTAGTAGATGCTTTAGAGAATGAAAGTGGTTCGGATGGAACTGAGGAAATCGGAAATAGCGCAGACTCCTTCATGACAATTGATAGTATATGGGAATTTGTTGAGCGAGTTAAGGTCAGCGACCTTTCAATAATTGATAAGACTATCGAACTGAATACCAGTGTAGGGTTAGAGGGGTTATCTAAGGCTTATGGATTAGAAGTAGGGAAGACCATCAAAGAAGGTATAAGCCAAGGAATGCTTTCCGATGATTTGATAACTAACGCTATGGCTCTTACAGCAGGTGCCTCAGATGCCAGGATGTCAGGGTGTACTATGCCGGTTATGAGCAACTCGGGAAGCGGCAATCAAGGAATCTCGGCGACTTTACCGGTAGTGGCCGTAGGAGAAAAATCTCAGGCTTCAAGGGAGCAGATCATTCGAGCAGTAACCTTAAGTAATCTTATTGCCATCTATATTAAGACAAAGATCGGACGATTATCCGCCTTATGCGGAGCTACAGCGTCTGCCACCGGGGCCAGCTGTGGTATTGCTTATCTGCTGGGAGGTGGAAAAGCTGAAGTAATGTCGGCTATTCAGAATATGCAGGGGAATACCACCGGAATGTTCTGTGATGGGGCTAAGGCCGGGTGTGCAATGAAGTTGTCAACCTGTACCAGTGCCGCAGTTCAATCGGCAATCATGGCTGTTCAGGGTAAAACCATCCAGTCGACAAATGGGATTATTGAGGAAAGTGCAGAACAAACCCTCGAAAACTTAGGACGTCTTGCCAACCAGGGGAGTACGGCGGTGGATAGAGTTATTCTGGATATCATGGTGCAAAAGAAGGTTGGTTAA
- a CDS encoding aspartyl-phosphate phosphatase Spo0E family protein, whose translation MIDKQIEELRLQMHEVASDKKLTDQRVVSISCKLDLLINEFYLRDRLKANSEYKTS comes from the coding sequence ATGATTGATAAACAAATTGAAGAATTAAGATTACAAATGCACGAAGTTGCCTCAGACAAAAAGCTTACTGACCAGAGGGTTGTCAGTATAAGCTGTAAATTAGATCTTTTAATTAATGAATTTTATTTGAGAGACAGATTAAAGGCAAACTCGGAATACAAAACATCTTAA
- the hutI gene encoding imidazolonepropionase: MHYADLLIHSAQMMVTMKGFSDSPACGEEMSEVGIVEDGAVAIRGGMIVAVGTTAEIRAAGWSGPDTQEISAQGKVVTPGFVDPHTHVLYAGSRENELSLKLKGVPYLEILKQGGGILSTVRSTKEASDEEIKAQTSRRLQTMLSLGTTTAEVKSGYGLMVEDELRALRLIRELDESQVVDLVPTFMGAHAVPPGYSEGKFTNYVVDEMLPVIAAENLAEFCDVFCEPGVFSLESSERILLKARQLNLKLKMHADELASAGGAELAARLGVVSADHLLQASDQGIEALAEQGVIAVLLPATSFNLAKNSYARARDMIRARVPVALATDSNPGSSPTESMPLVLTIACLYLRLTPEEVLAGATINAAHAIGRAKQVGSLEIGKQGDVLILDIPNLNYLPYHFGNNPVETVIKKGKVVWG, translated from the coding sequence ATGCATTATGCGGATCTTTTGATCCACTCTGCTCAAATGATGGTGACAATGAAAGGATTTTCTGACAGTCCTGCTTGTGGGGAAGAGATGTCTGAGGTGGGTATAGTAGAAGATGGCGCTGTTGCCATCCGAGGGGGAATGATTGTCGCTGTGGGGACAACGGCAGAAATTCGAGCTGCCGGATGGTCAGGACCTGACACCCAGGAAATCAGTGCCCAGGGCAAGGTTGTAACTCCGGGATTTGTCGATCCACATACCCACGTTCTTTATGCAGGTTCTCGGGAGAATGAACTTTCTTTGAAATTAAAAGGGGTACCCTATTTAGAGATTCTTAAACAAGGTGGAGGAATTCTTTCAACCGTTCGCTCAACGAAGGAAGCCTCAGATGAAGAGATAAAGGCTCAAACCAGTCGGCGACTACAGACCATGCTTAGCTTGGGAACAACCACTGCCGAAGTGAAGAGTGGCTATGGATTAATGGTCGAGGATGAGTTGAGGGCTTTGCGTCTTATTCGGGAATTAGACGAAAGTCAGGTTGTTGATTTAGTACCAACTTTCATGGGAGCTCATGCGGTACCGCCCGGGTATAGCGAAGGAAAGTTTACAAATTACGTTGTTGATGAAATGTTGCCGGTTATTGCTGCAGAAAATCTGGCGGAATTCTGCGATGTTTTTTGTGAGCCAGGGGTGTTCAGTCTCGAGTCCAGCGAACGGATTTTACTGAAAGCACGACAATTAAATCTTAAATTAAAAATGCATGCTGATGAATTAGCCTCTGCAGGGGGAGCAGAGTTAGCTGCCAGACTGGGAGTTGTCAGCGCAGACCATTTACTGCAAGCGTCAGATCAGGGAATCGAAGCTTTGGCCGAACAGGGAGTGATTGCTGTGTTGCTGCCGGCAACTTCCTTTAATCTTGCGAAGAACTCCTATGCCAGAGCCAGAGATATGATTCGTGCCCGAGTTCCCGTTGCTCTGGCAACAGATTCAAATCCCGGATCATCTCCGACTGAATCTATGCCGCTTGTATTAACTATTGCCTGTCTTTACCTGAGACTTACTCCGGAAGAGGTCTTAGCCGGAGCTACCATCAATGCTGCCCATGCAATCGGCAGAGCAAAGCAGGTAGGTAGCTTAGAGATTGGAAAACAAGGGGATGTGCTTATTCTGGATATTCCTAATCTTAACTATTTGCCCTATCATTTTGGAAATAACCCAGTGGAGACTGTTATTAAAAAGGGAAAGGTTGTCTGGGGTTAG
- a CDS encoding vitamin B12 dependent methionine synthase, with amino-acid sequence MDFIKWDNLQLDTSEIYRRIGMPDAYSKRSRNFKPTIEEMRLKALGLVDARCIYAYVPVEVSGSEEILLANKYAVKAATSFFEGAHQVLLAIQTIGPRLEEESARLFEQGEMLEGMVLDGCGTVALDEALELLRGMVVKEVTDRGLQTGHNLCPGGYQIPLEAQKVLFTLLDGGELGISLSETLLMSPVKSHTLVIPVGEKLKKPNLSCAITCEMCVEQQNCAHSRLKFGKSKEPREN; translated from the coding sequence ATGGATTTTATCAAGTGGGATAATTTGCAGCTAGATACTTCAGAAATTTATCGGCGGATTGGTATGCCCGATGCCTATTCGAAGCGGAGTCGGAATTTTAAACCGACCATTGAGGAGATGCGGCTTAAAGCCTTAGGTCTTGTTGATGCCCGGTGTATTTATGCTTATGTACCTGTGGAGGTTTCAGGTTCGGAGGAAATTTTACTGGCCAATAAATACGCCGTTAAAGCTGCTACTTCATTTTTTGAGGGAGCTCATCAGGTGTTGTTGGCAATTCAAACTATTGGGCCTCGCCTGGAAGAAGAATCAGCCCGTTTATTTGAACAGGGAGAGATGCTCGAGGGGATGGTTTTAGACGGTTGTGGAACTGTAGCTCTGGATGAAGCTTTGGAATTATTAAGAGGCATGGTGGTTAAGGAAGTCACGGATCGAGGGTTACAGACCGGTCATAACTTATGCCCCGGTGGTTATCAGATTCCCTTAGAGGCTCAGAAAGTTTTATTTACCCTTTTAGATGGAGGGGAACTGGGCATAAGCTTAAGCGAAACCTTATTAATGTCTCCGGTAAAATCTCACACTCTTGTTATCCCGGTGGGAGAAAAGCTTAAGAAACCAAACCTGTCCTGCGCTATTACTTGTGAGATGTGTGTGGAACAACAAAACTGTGCTCATAGCCGCTTGAAATTTGGCAAGTCTAAAGAACCCAGGGAAAACTAA
- a CDS encoding urocanate hydratase: MISNYDISQAMTIKLDTELPAKQEFVEGIRRAPDRGFSLNPSQTKIALKNALRYVPEELHEELAPEFLEELRTRGRVYAYRYRPAGKLSGKPIDEYKGNCIEGKAFQVMIDNNLDFEVALYPYELVTYGETGSVCQNWLQYRLIKKYLEVMTDQQTLVMESGHPVGLFPSRPEAPRVIITNALMVGMFDNQKDWEIAEQMGVANYGQMTAGGWMYIGPQGIVHGTFNTLLNAGRMKLGIPHDGDLRGSLFLTSGLGGMSGAQGKSVEIARGVGIIAEVDESRIKTRYEQGWVSRVSADLEEVFKIAAEYVEKKEPMSIAYQGNVVDLLEYAVNHQIKVDLLSDQTSCHVAYEGGYCPQGISFEERTRLLATNRTEFKKLVDQSLVRQFELIKTLVARGTYFFDYGNSFMKAVYDAGATEISKNGIDEKDGFIFPSYVEDIMGPELFDYGYGPFRWVCLSGKKEDLRKTDEAAMACIDPNRRGQDRDNYIWIKDAEKNKLVVGTQARILYQDAEGRIRIALKFNEMIRQGEIGPVMLGRDHHDVSGTDSPFRETANIKDGSNVMADMAVQSFAGDAARGMSMVSLHNGGGVGIGKAINGGFGLVLDGSERVDNVIKSALLWDVVGGVARRAWARNQNSIETGIEFNERYKGKGHMTMPFIPKDELIDRLVDGIR; the protein is encoded by the coding sequence ATGATTAGTAACTATGATATCTCTCAAGCTATGACTATTAAATTAGATACTGAATTACCGGCAAAGCAGGAATTTGTGGAAGGAATAAGAAGGGCTCCCGATCGAGGTTTTAGCTTAAATCCCAGTCAGACAAAAATTGCTCTCAAGAATGCCTTGCGTTATGTTCCGGAAGAATTGCATGAAGAGTTGGCACCTGAGTTTTTAGAGGAGCTGCGGACAAGGGGCAGAGTCTATGCCTATCGCTATCGTCCAGCCGGAAAGCTCTCGGGAAAACCGATTGATGAGTATAAGGGAAACTGTATTGAGGGTAAGGCTTTTCAAGTAATGATTGATAATAACTTGGATTTTGAGGTTGCTCTTTATCCTTATGAATTGGTTACTTATGGTGAAACTGGAAGTGTCTGTCAAAATTGGCTGCAATACCGTTTGATCAAAAAATATCTCGAAGTCATGACGGATCAGCAAACCCTGGTCATGGAATCCGGCCACCCCGTGGGATTATTCCCTTCTCGACCGGAGGCACCGCGAGTGATTATTACCAACGCCTTGATGGTAGGGATGTTTGACAATCAAAAGGATTGGGAAATTGCGGAACAGATGGGCGTCGCTAATTATGGTCAGATGACGGCGGGTGGCTGGATGTATATCGGGCCCCAGGGGATTGTTCATGGAACCTTTAATACGTTACTTAATGCCGGACGGATGAAGTTAGGGATTCCCCATGATGGAGATCTCAGAGGGAGTTTGTTCCTCACCTCTGGTCTGGGGGGAATGAGCGGGGCTCAAGGAAAATCTGTGGAGATTGCCCGTGGTGTGGGGATTATAGCCGAGGTGGATGAATCGAGAATTAAGACTCGATATGAGCAGGGCTGGGTCAGCAGAGTGTCTGCAGATTTAGAGGAAGTCTTTAAGATCGCTGCAGAGTATGTGGAGAAGAAAGAACCTATGTCCATTGCTTATCAGGGTAATGTGGTGGATTTATTAGAGTACGCGGTTAATCACCAGATTAAGGTGGATTTGCTCAGTGATCAAACCTCTTGTCATGTGGCTTATGAGGGTGGGTATTGCCCCCAAGGGATCAGCTTTGAGGAGCGGACGAGATTACTGGCTACCAACCGGACAGAGTTCAAAAAGCTTGTCGATCAGAGCTTGGTGCGGCAATTTGAATTGATTAAAACCTTGGTTGCCCGAGGTACTTATTTCTTTGATTATGGTAATTCTTTTATGAAGGCGGTTTATGATGCGGGAGCTACTGAGATTTCTAAAAATGGTATAGATGAGAAGGATGGCTTTATTTTCCCGTCCTATGTAGAGGATATTATGGGGCCGGAGCTGTTTGATTATGGGTATGGGCCCTTTAGATGGGTGTGTCTAAGTGGGAAAAAGGAAGATTTGCGAAAGACGGATGAAGCGGCCATGGCTTGTATTGATCCAAATCGCAGGGGACAAGATCGGGACAACTATATTTGGATTAAGGATGCGGAGAAGAACAAGCTGGTTGTGGGGACACAAGCCAGAATTCTCTATCAGGATGCGGAAGGTCGGATCAGAATTGCGCTAAAATTCAATGAGATGATTCGCCAGGGAGAGATTGGGCCGGTTATGCTGGGCAGAGATCACCATGATGTTAGCGGGACGGATTCTCCTTTTAGAGAGACAGCGAATATTAAAGATGGAAGTAATGTTATGGCGGATATGGCTGTACAAAGTTTTGCCGGAGATGCCGCCCGGGGGATGAGCATGGTCTCTCTTCATAATGGAGGGGGCGTAGGCATCGGGAAGGCTATCAATGGCGGGTTTGGTTTAGTGCTTGACGGAAGTGAACGAGTGGATAACGTCATAAAATCTGCCCTGTTATGGGATGTGGTCGGTGGAGTGGCGAGACGAGCTTGGGCGCGAAATCAGAATTCAATTGAAACCGGCATTGAGTTTAATGAGCGGTATAAAGGAAAGGGGCATATGACTATGCCGTTTATTCCCAAGGATGAGTTGATTGATCGGTTAGTGGATGGGATTAGGTGA